Proteins encoded together in one Synechococcus sp. A15-62 window:
- a CDS encoding glycosyltransferase — protein MKLLRIIRSLDPIGGGPAEGIRQITSHLTALGIDTTVASLDSPDSPWLQGQTFHSKGLGPVLGSYGYRRNLPDCIRAIAQQHDCVIIEGLWQYHAFATWRALRSTGIPYFVYPHGMLDPWFKHAYPLKHLKKWCYWPWADYRVLRDASAVLFTTEQERLLAKQSFSLYRANEEVVGFGTSIPPSEAALQREVFLNHFPHLSDKRLLLFLSRIHPKKGIDLLLDAFSSVASSNSALHLVIAGPDQVGLQGDLTLRANALGIADRITWTGMLSGDLKWGAFRSAELFCLPSYQENFGIVVAESLACGLPVSISDSVNIAPDVASACAGIVHSPTVEGTKAALHHWLQMSYSSRVQMSRNSIDLFDSMFNFASVAGNLVSILKAELN, from the coding sequence TTGAAGCTTCTCCGCATAATTCGCTCGCTAGATCCGATTGGTGGTGGGCCAGCTGAGGGAATTCGTCAAATCACATCTCACCTTACGGCACTTGGCATTGATACCACTGTTGCAAGTCTTGATTCGCCTGATTCTCCTTGGTTGCAAGGCCAGACTTTCCATTCAAAGGGTCTAGGCCCTGTTTTGGGTAGCTATGGGTATCGTAGAAATCTTCCAGACTGCATTCGCGCAATAGCGCAACAACACGATTGCGTCATCATTGAGGGGCTTTGGCAATATCACGCGTTTGCCACGTGGAGGGCGCTGAGATCTACTGGTATTCCTTATTTTGTTTATCCGCACGGTATGCTTGATCCTTGGTTTAAGCATGCTTATCCGCTTAAACACCTGAAGAAATGGTGTTACTGGCCTTGGGCCGACTATCGAGTTTTACGGGATGCCTCAGCGGTACTTTTTACTACTGAACAAGAGCGGCTTCTTGCAAAACAGTCTTTCTCCCTGTATCGAGCTAATGAAGAGGTTGTGGGATTTGGTACGTCAATACCCCCTTCTGAAGCAGCTTTACAACGAGAAGTGTTTCTTAATCATTTTCCTCATCTATCAGACAAGCGTCTTTTGCTATTTCTAAGCCGTATCCACCCCAAAAAAGGTATTGATCTCTTGTTGGATGCCTTTTCCTCCGTTGCTTCTAGCAATTCGGCATTGCATCTGGTTATTGCTGGACCCGATCAGGTTGGTTTGCAGGGAGACTTAACTCTCAGAGCAAATGCATTAGGTATTGCTGATCGTATTACTTGGACTGGGATGTTATCTGGTGATCTTAAGTGGGGTGCCTTTCGCAGTGCTGAGCTGTTTTGTTTGCCGTCATATCAGGAAAACTTTGGCATTGTGGTTGCTGAATCATTGGCCTGTGGCTTACCTGTTTCTATTTCTGATTCTGTGAATATTGCACCTGATGTTGCCTCTGCATGTGCAGGAATCGTTCACTCTCCGACTGTTGAAGGGACAAAAGCTGCTCTCCACCATTGGCTTCAGATGTCATACAGTTCTCGTGTGCAGATGAGTCGCAATTCTATCGATTTATTTGACTCTATGTTTAACTTTGCCTCTGTTGCAGGCAATCTTGTTTCTATCCTTAAAGCAGAACTTAACTAA